One genomic segment of Actinoplanes ianthinogenes includes these proteins:
- a CDS encoding TraR/DksA family transcriptional regulator, protein MLVNGAVVAGKGASAAKGRSTEELEQIRVLLRTRFEELDAEYEEAVAQSHRLRLVEIGDSAGDDQADSGSKTAERDAAGSLLRTLLDRRTQAEYAMQRLEDGTYGNCEGCSNPIPVERLEVFPSATTCVNCKQVRERRAS, encoded by the coding sequence ATGCTCGTCAACGGTGCTGTTGTAGCCGGTAAGGGCGCCAGCGCGGCCAAGGGGCGCTCGACGGAGGAGCTCGAGCAGATCCGGGTGCTCCTGCGGACCAGGTTCGAGGAGCTCGACGCGGAGTACGAAGAGGCGGTCGCCCAGAGCCACCGGCTGCGGCTGGTCGAGATCGGCGACTCGGCCGGTGACGACCAGGCCGACAGCGGGTCCAAGACGGCGGAGCGGGATGCCGCCGGGTCGCTGCTGCGCACCCTTCTCGACCGCCGCACCCAGGCGGAGTACGCGATGCAGCGGCTCGAGGACGGGACGTACGGCAACTGTGAGGGTTGCTCCAACCCGATCCCGGTGGAGCGGCTAGAGGTGTTCCCCTCGGCCACCACGTGCGTCAACTGCAAGCAGGTCCGGGAGCGCCGGGCGAGCTGA
- a CDS encoding DUF72 domain-containing protein translates to MARIRVGTCGWTDKTLIESGWYPSTADTPEKRLAFYARQFPIVEVDATYYHPPSEQTAALWAQRTPAGFTFNIKAFSLLTGHPTRVAALYKDLRPETPKKNVYPEDLPPQAYEEVWSRFLSALEPLAEAGKLGALLFQFPPWFGIRKSNKEYLLEVAARCKPMRPVFEFRNASWFDGGNRDETLDFLRNHRLPFVAVDMPQGHKSSVPPVVTATADLAVVRFHGHSDKWTSKDIHEKFGYRYSAEELAEWVPKLRGLADEATTTHVLMNNCYSDYAQRNASTFIDLLGDD, encoded by the coding sequence ATGGCACGGATCCGGGTCGGTACCTGCGGGTGGACCGACAAGACGCTGATCGAGTCGGGGTGGTACCCGTCGACCGCCGACACCCCGGAGAAACGGCTGGCGTTCTACGCGCGCCAGTTCCCGATCGTCGAGGTCGACGCCACCTACTACCACCCGCCGAGCGAGCAGACCGCGGCGCTGTGGGCGCAGCGGACGCCGGCCGGCTTCACCTTCAACATCAAAGCGTTCAGCCTGCTGACCGGGCATCCGACCAGGGTGGCCGCGCTCTACAAGGACCTGCGGCCGGAGACGCCGAAGAAGAACGTCTACCCCGAGGATCTGCCGCCGCAGGCGTACGAGGAGGTCTGGAGCCGGTTCCTGAGCGCGCTGGAGCCGCTCGCCGAGGCGGGCAAGCTCGGGGCGCTGCTCTTCCAGTTCCCGCCCTGGTTCGGCATCCGCAAGTCCAACAAGGAGTACCTGCTGGAGGTCGCGGCCCGGTGCAAGCCGATGCGGCCGGTCTTCGAGTTCCGCAACGCCTCCTGGTTCGACGGCGGCAACCGCGACGAGACCCTCGACTTCCTGCGCAACCATCGGCTGCCGTTCGTGGCGGTGGACATGCCGCAGGGGCACAAGTCGTCGGTGCCGCCGGTGGTGACGGCGACCGCGGATCTGGCGGTGGTGCGTTTCCACGGGCATAGCGACAAGTGGACGAGTAAGGACATCCACGAGAAGTTCGGCTATCGCTATTCCGCGGAAGAACTTGCAGAGTGGGTGCCGAAACTGCGCGGGCTCGCCGATGAGGCCACGACCACGCATGTGTTGATGAACAATTGCTACTCCGATTATGCGCAGCGAAATGCTTCAACCTTCATCGATCTACTGGGTGATGACTGA
- a CDS encoding winged helix-turn-helix domain-containing protein, producing the protein MPVSALSPRADRRSAGPGRGPGSRRAEPALTVTLAIPLTGDAVSPQAHRLLAAVRELVELSRGTVTVESATVPVEPEPEPVPTGPEVRLLTGSRQVLLDGEPVPLTRLEFDLLLYLAERPRRVFSRAQLLAGVWGYERAGERTVDVHVRRLRLKLGASVPAVTTVYGVGYRLADEARITIMPHD; encoded by the coding sequence ATGCCGGTCAGCGCATTGTCGCCGCGTGCCGATCGTCGTTCTGCCGGCCCGGGCCGTGGTCCGGGCAGCCGGCGTGCCGAACCGGCGCTGACCGTGACGCTCGCGATCCCGCTCACCGGGGACGCCGTGTCCCCACAGGCGCATCGGTTGCTGGCCGCGGTCCGTGAGCTGGTCGAGCTCAGCCGCGGCACGGTGACCGTCGAGTCGGCCACGGTCCCGGTCGAGCCGGAGCCCGAGCCCGTTCCCACCGGTCCGGAGGTGCGGCTGCTCACCGGCTCCCGGCAGGTGCTGCTGGACGGTGAGCCGGTGCCGCTCACCCGGCTCGAGTTCGACCTGCTGCTCTACCTCGCGGAGCGGCCGCGCCGGGTGTTCAGCCGCGCCCAGCTGCTCGCCGGGGTGTGGGGTTACGAGCGGGCCGGGGAGCGCACGGTCGACGTGCACGTCCGCCGCCTGCGGCTCAAGCTGGGCGCCAGCGTGCCCGCGGTCACCACCGTCTACGGTGTGGGCTACCGGCTGGCCGACGAGGCCCGGATCACGATCATGCCGCACGATTGA
- a CDS encoding uridine kinase, whose protein sequence is MRVVPVSFAVLVEDLADRLASRESDTRVRVAVDGADAAAPDRLADALIDPLRVRGRPAVRIDTRDFLRPASVRLEFGRTNPDSFYAGWFDEAGLIREVLDPAAPDGSGRIVTRLWNPVTDRAAREPYRSLPANAIVLVSGPLLLGAGLPFDVTVHLELSAAALARRTAPEDRWTLPAFARYVGEVAPQTFADVVVRVDDPRHPALVVAPG, encoded by the coding sequence ATGCGCGTTGTTCCCGTCTCGTTCGCCGTGCTCGTCGAGGACCTTGCCGATCGGCTGGCCAGTCGGGAATCCGACACTAGGGTCCGGGTGGCCGTGGACGGCGCGGACGCGGCCGCCCCGGACCGGCTCGCCGACGCCCTGATCGACCCGCTGCGCGTGCGTGGCCGCCCGGCCGTCCGCATCGACACCAGGGATTTCCTGCGCCCGGCCTCGGTGCGGCTGGAGTTCGGCCGCACCAATCCGGACTCGTTCTACGCCGGCTGGTTCGACGAGGCCGGACTGATCCGCGAGGTGCTCGACCCGGCCGCGCCGGACGGCTCCGGGCGGATCGTCACCCGTCTGTGGAACCCGGTGACCGACCGCGCCGCCCGGGAGCCCTACCGTTCCCTGCCGGCGAATGCGATCGTGCTGGTCAGCGGCCCGTTGCTGCTCGGCGCCGGGCTGCCCTTCGACGTCACCGTCCACCTTGAGCTCTCGGCCGCCGCGCTGGCTCGGCGTACCGCACCGGAGGACCGCTGGACGCTGCCCGCCTTTGCCCGATATGTGGGAGAGGTGGCCCCCCAGACTTTCGCGGATGTGGTCGTCCGGGTCGACGATCCGCGGCATCCGGCCCTGGTCGTGGCGCCGGGGTGA
- a CDS encoding DUF72 domain-containing protein — protein MLWIGTSGWQYRDWRGGLYPEKLPQRLWLEHYAERFPTVEVNNAFYRLPERRTFEQWRERTPDGFVVAVKMSRYLTHVKRLREPAEPVARFLDRAAGLGDKLGPVLLQLPPTLRADLGALDETLSLFPGEVRVAVEPRHASWFTPDCEKLLRAHGAALCWADRRGRPVTPLWRTADFCYLRFHEGAARPWPRYGRSALRSWRNRLGPDGFVYFNNDPGGAAVIDANAFRRIVSHHPVDR, from the coding sequence GTGTTGTGGATCGGGACATCCGGGTGGCAGTACCGGGACTGGCGCGGCGGCCTCTATCCGGAGAAGCTGCCGCAGCGGCTCTGGCTGGAGCACTACGCCGAGCGGTTCCCCACCGTCGAGGTGAACAACGCGTTCTACCGGCTGCCGGAGCGCAGGACCTTCGAGCAGTGGCGGGAGCGGACGCCGGACGGGTTCGTCGTCGCGGTCAAGATGAGCCGGTACCTGACGCACGTGAAGCGGCTGCGGGAGCCGGCCGAGCCGGTGGCGCGGTTCCTGGACCGGGCCGCGGGGCTCGGCGACAAGCTCGGGCCGGTGCTGCTGCAACTGCCGCCCACCCTGCGGGCGGATCTCGGCGCGCTGGACGAGACGCTGAGCCTGTTCCCCGGCGAGGTCAGGGTGGCGGTCGAGCCCCGGCACGCCAGCTGGTTCACCCCGGACTGCGAGAAGCTGCTGCGTGCCCATGGTGCCGCGCTGTGCTGGGCCGACCGGCGGGGGCGGCCGGTCACGCCGCTGTGGCGTACCGCGGACTTCTGCTACCTGCGGTTCCACGAGGGCGCCGCCCGGCCGTGGCCGCGTTACGGGAGGTCAGCGCTGCGGTCGTGGCGCAACCGGCTGGGCCCGGACGGTTTCGTGTACTTCAACAACGACCCGGGCGGCGCCGCGGTGATCGACGCGAACGCGTTCCGCCGGATCGTCAGTCATCACCCAGTAGATCGATGA